The DNA sequence AGTCATCCATAACATCTtaaaaagtgaaggaaaacatagcaaaccatcaaagttaaaagtagGGTCAAGGCACAATCCAAGTAGAGTTATCAATCTATCTAATTAAAAGAACTTTTCAAGAAGCAAACTACTGAAGGGTACGAAGGAGTATTGACTTCCGATGAGGAGGGCAGGAAATTAATGCTTCTCTCCATTGCGGGTCAACCATTAACTTCCGAAGTGCTTTCTTGTATAGTGCTTCATCTAACTCATATCCTGACTCAAGCACCTCCATGGCCCTAGTAATCCCATACATCTGTTCCGCATTTTGGGTTGAAGCAGTGGACATGCTCGCATCTCGTTCTACCCTTGATTTACTAatatcttgaattgccttgaatgccattgaccaatcattagacttgctcctcctccttttcgcaTTTGGAGTCCTATCATGCCTATGCTTAGTAACTGGCCTTTTTTCCACTGCTTCAGTTTGAGTGTCACCTAATGGAGTAACTTCATCAGCGGAACTTGACTCATCACAAGACTCAATcatattcctagcatcattgGCCCCCAAAGTTTCCAACATGGTTGTTTGAGTCCCACTTCCTTCGCCGTCTGCATATGTATCACCAAATACCATACATAGTTCTGGCCATTGTGGTAGTCCGTGCTTCTTAAAtcgtgcccaagtagggttatcttaataaataaaaaatacgcataatcaaatacttgaattgatatatcctggcatttcaaaatactcaaattaaatacaaattgagTATACCTTAATATGCGATTCCCAGatggattcatcatcaacagtacAAGTTCTTGAAGCAGTATCCCAACCAAAACCAGTTGTCTCCAATAGCTTCTTAAACTGACTATAATCCTGCCTCAGTTTGTTCACTTTGTTCTTCAACTGTACAATGGCATAGTTGACCCCagttttttctttgaagttattGGCAATGTTGTTCCAACCAGCTTTATTAAAAGTCGAAGTAGTCATATTTCCTTTCTTAACTTCCTCTACCATCAGAACAATAAGGGTGTCTACATTTGCTTGGCTCCATTTTGCAGTCTCATTAACTGCTTGTTTTGAAGTTGacattttctcactattttaccaaaaaaaaaaaaagaacatgaatttaaaatccaaattgaaaacacTGATTTTCACCAAGGCACCCTAACCCTTAATCTATGATAGGTTCTAGAAGGTATAAGGATACAATGAAGCCCCATGAGAACAATTGAAGGTGTCAACCCTCTATCTTTCATTGGTGTCAGAAGGGATTCACAGACTGCATCCAAAATTACATAAACAAAGGTtgcaaaatacaaaaaatattcaTTGTCAAGGGATAAAGAGTTACAGACAATGCAATGGATTTACACTACAATAAGGAGAGAGGTTTCTCTTGTGTCTTATTTGactcttttattcttctcctaaatatgaaatatgaaacGGCAGCTATTCATCAGATAAAATAGCAATAAACCAGACATGGATGTGAGCTCGAAAAGGTGATCATCCACATCGTCAATGTAGGATGCAGAGATGAGCTCATGCTTAATAAGATTGGAGTGTTCACTtcccaaaataaacaaaatctatGGTGCCACATAAAAAAACCCTTTTACCATAACCCACTTACTCCACATCATAAAATTACTTGGGATGCAGAGATGGCTTCATGCATAAACTCTAATCTTTGGTAAATATTTGAACATGTGGTACCTTATTTGGATTCAACAACTTGTTAAACTGAATATTGTCAACCTGAActcttttgtgtatatactgGAATACATATGACCCTTTGGGAATCAAAGCATGAGAAGGGAACCCTCAACTGggaaacaacaacaataatatagAACAGTTAATAATAGAGAGGTAAATAGGAAAAACCAGAGGAGTCCAACtattatgaatgaaaaatgatCCGACATCAGACATCAAAAGTTAAAGAGAGAAATCAAAACTCGCATAacactttaaaaagaaaaaacaataaaatgagaGAGTAATCGTtgtagaaataaaattccatttaCAAAATCTCTCGAGAGAATGCACAACAGAAAGAtctgaaaggaaaagaaaatctatgGTCGTAAGTGACAGCATCTCTCCGTTGACTAATGCAGGAATGCCAGAAAGTATCATTAACACAAACACAGAAAATGTAAGGACCAAAAAATAAGTTGAACAGTAAACTAGAAAGGGAATTCACGTTCttccaaaaggaaagaaatctacAAAACTAAGCTACATGATATTACAGATTCTACCGGCCTGGTATTTCCCcagataaaaaggaaaaggatcAAGGGAAAGAAGTGGACAGATCCCGATCTCGAGGCCCTATATTGTCCCCTCTGggagaccaaaaatcaaaatcaaaccaaactatGAAACCCAATACCCCTTTCTACAGTGAAATCAAAGAGGTAGTAGTTATCTGCATTTCATTCAATAATGAAAGACAACGACGATATGATCTCTATGAGTCTCCTCTCTCACAAATAAAGCCCCCACACTTAAAATTTCCCTGATTTTTACCAGTTCAGCTTAAGAACTACAAAAATGCTTCAATAATTGTCAAGACAAGCAAGAAAAAGGAATGGGATTTCATTGAGAAACAAAATTGAAGTacaggcagagagagagagcagaagcttggaggaagaaggaagaagcaaacTTCTAGGCTATCTCTGCTGGAGAAAATAGGGCCCtaaaagagaaaatcaaaaaCGAAAAAGGGCAGTCTTTTCCTTTCAGCATCTCACTAActaaatgaaaggaaaatgtAAGAAGAGATCATCACtgaaaagagatgaaaatgCTCTTCCATCTGTACAACATCAAAGCAGGTAAGCAGGGGGTTTCTCTGTTTCTAACCTATTTCTGCAGGAGCTTGGAGTGTCCGCCGCTGGTCGAGGAGTTAAGGACTTCAGGGATTGTTGTGCCGCCAAACCTGCTGTAGCTTTGGACCTAGCGCCGGACGCTGATGAATCACCGATTTTCGTTTCCAGTGAGGGAGGTTAGGGATGGGTTTCGGGCGAAGgagaatgaagagatgagggaggAAGAGGGAAGTGACTGTTAGGCGAAGgacgaaggaggaaggaggatgAAGAAAGGGGTTTCTCTTGTGTCTCTCTTCTGGTATtccaagaaagagaatgagTTTTAGGGTTCGGTCGACTGAAGTTTTAAGTGCTTCTTATGTTTTAAGGGCAAATTTCGATTTTGCCCTTTCGTACTTAAGTCGGAGTTTCCATTCTGCGCCTTTTGATCAGAATAGATTCTGATCGTGAGAAGCTTGGTTTTCATGCTTCaaaaaatgaattctaaaacttaaaaagtgccggttcattacaaaaaaacaagaaattgaaccggaCTCACCATACAACTTTTACTctatttctgttccaaaaaaataaaaaaacaacagaattgattttttagaatgttacagtacagagccttagtCAATGAAGATTTGGAATTAGGCTGATGGTTTGGCTCTCTTTCCAAGTCATTTGGAGGCATTATCCTTTAAAGGATCTGTTGCAATGCTAGaacaataataacaaacaaccaagaaaagaagaagatacaaaagggaggaaggaggaaggaggaaggaggaagaagaggagaactgagaaaaggataaaagaaGCTATTGAGTAGGGAATGTCTTCAACCCTACCGGAGCAATATATTTATCTCTAAACCTTTAACAAAGTTACAAAAGTACCCAATCTACTTGACTAACAACTAATAATTTTATAACCCATATAACCACAGAAGACAAAACATGCATGTAATGACAAATAACTCCCTGTCGTACGTAAATGAACCTTAATAGGATGTTTAGGTATGATTCTTGGAGACCTATTTTGTGCTCCTATTGGAGGCGTCTTCTAATCAAATTTATTTAAGTATTATGTTCATTTGGCAAACCCCTATCCATtggtaggatggatgaagtggagatgtGCGTCCGGAGTGCtatgtgatcgacgtattccgttaaagcttaaaggaaaattttattggaCTGTTAaacgaccggctatgatgtatggtgcggaatgttgggcagttaagaacgccatatagataaactaagtgtagcggagatggatgtgtggcaaaactaggagggataaagtaaggaatgagcatattagacCCAAGTTAGGAGTAGTTCCGATACATGGTAAGCTTTGAGAACGttatttgaggtggcatggcgaTGCTTACAGACCTTGGGATGCACCACTACGGAGAAATGATCAGATTGAAATTGAAGGCATtgaaagagctaggggcaggtcTAAAATAACTTTAGGAGaagtgagaaaagacatgcatagcttaggactcGTTTCTTATATGacttcgaatagagctgattggaaagcgaggatccatgtagccaaccttacttagttgggataaggctttgttgttgttgtggcaAACCCCTATCTATTGATCAACAACATCTTTTTTCCATCTAAACCCTAGTTTCTTGGACCCCTCCTTAACCTACCCTTAAAATCCATAATCATCATCCCTGCAGCACGCTCACCAAATTATCAGTATCCTTTTGCACCATCAAAGCCACCTAACCCTCTTCTACAGGAATAGATGTGCTCGTAAGAGTGTGAGACTCATTTCTAAAACTCAGTCACTAAATTCAATCTCCcttaaattcctttttttttgctcaACTAACTCAAACTGAGAACCCTGTATGTCTTTTTGTGAATTACCAACTTTAACTATAGTTATACCCTGATGAGTGGGAGTTCTCTTATTTTTACTGCATCTACTaaacttcttttgattcttaactttttttttttcgcttgaTCCTATATCATTTTATGTACCACATGCTCAGGAATGCATTAGTAATATATGTGCATTTGTATATGGCAGTTGCGTAGCTTTTCCTAGTGAAGACTGGGAGATTCCTGACTCGACATTGCAATTTTGGTATGCTTCTGGCTCccagtttttccttaatttcatactatttttttttccgtgGTTAAGTTAATTGTTGTAGGTTTGTTATTGTGTTATTATTGTTGTGGTCATGACATTCTTAAGTTCAAAAGTGGTTTGTAGAAGTGCTAGTGCTTCATAGTAgaaaattagaattgaaaagaGCCTTCTCTCTTTTGTGGCGTCTTTTCACAGCCCCCCTGAAAACATGGGCTGTGTGTGGCCATGGGAATGCTAGACGGATAGTTATATAAATCTAGTTGCCAGATAATAAcaagcacccaaaaaaaaaaaaaaacactatataGATATCTCGCCTGCAACCAAGGAGAGTTGAATATCGCAGGAGGAATTAGAACCTGGATCGGCCTGACATTGGTATCATGGAACCCTAGAATAGGGACCGATTTTTGCTTGAGCTATTTGGGCTCATTTTATGACCACCTTTGGTCAGATTTGTAACCCTCCTCAAGGGGTTTGGATATCTCATGGACTTTTGGCAAGTTCATTCGTGTGGAAAGCTTGGGTGGCGGTTTGTGTTTCTTGCTATGAACAGGGTCGTTTGGGAAGAAGAGATTACAGGACTTTTATCAGGAAGGTAAAGATCTCTATAGGTTTGTTGCGAATATCATGGTGAGAATGGCGAGATGTTCGGAGACTTTTTGAGGAGTTTCATGATTTCTTGAGACAGTGGCATTTAGTGTGTACTTCGACCTACTATCCTGCATGCTTGGATACCTCCTCAAAATCTAATCAAACTCAATATTGATGGCATTTCTTTTAGTAATCAAGGTCTGCTGGGGTGTGGAAGGATTATCTAGGGACCATGAGTTGACTTTGCTGATCATGTTCTCAGGTCCTATTTTCCCCCTTCATACAAGCTTATTAGACAATTAATAGAGTTATGACCCCCTCCTCTGTCCTGCCCCCTCACTGAGAAAAATATCTACTGTTGGCAATCAAATATCAAATGTTTAATATTCGTATTGGGAAAATAAAGTCTCAGCAGGTGGCTGTGCTTACTCTTTTTTTATGCTGGGGAAATTTATCCTGTATCCTTGGGCACACAGATAGTAAATTGATTGTCAGTAGGTGCTTCTATTGTCGTTGAATTGATGGTCTTTGAGTAAAACATTGTTGAAGGGTTTGTGTGGAAAAAAGTATAAGGGAAAGCAGAAGCTTATAGCGAGACCTAAATTGACTGATATATTATATTGGGACACTAGATGGAAATTTTGATATAAAAAATTGTTATAGAAGAGGAACTTGAAAACAAAATTGATTTAGCTCTTAATGGTGCTGAGTGTAATTTGGGAAGTGCTCTTTATAATATAATAATGAACATGTAAATTTCTGCTATCACATTTGTGTCATAATGGTTTGTCGCGGGATTTATTTCCTGTTCTGCTATTACCTTGTGATATAATTTTGTATTTGTAGTTTTTACTTTCTCTGTGTGATGTGTAAGATAATTTATGATGCTTTATAAGATATTCAAATGAGTTTCATGAAACTTTATACGCCTAGCTAACATCCTAAATAATCACTGTgcaattgttttttgtttttctggcAGGTGTAGTCTAGCCAGCTATGTTCTTGGCCTTGATACAGACAAGGGAAATAGTAGAAAAACTGTGGAAGAGATGTTTTTCCCTGTATTTTCAGCCTTACTTGATGCACTTCTGTTGCGTGCTCaggtttttctctttctttttagaCCATGTTCTCTGAGTGTGGATACTGGTTGTGGCTAGTCTGAGTATTATTTAGTgctatattttggttttttgctTGTAAAACTTTGCCAGCATATAACAAGTACTTTTGAAGGTCCGCATATGTCTGAAGTTGAGTGAATTGTTGCTCTCTGACCCATGGTTCTGTTCTGTTTGTGTCTAAGACTCAGACACAACACTCAGTTTGTAGTTGTGATTTATgtatttgaaaaatgaaaatcaatctcCTAGCCCTTTTTCCATAATCTGGGTCCAGGTAAGGTAAATAAGCAGAGACATGCCACATTGTCTGACGAAGACGTGGATTTTTCTGGAATCTTGCTGCCTACCTGCAATTGTATTACAGTCTGAattcttttacttcttttttctgCTGCTAAGTGCAAATGGGCAGAGCTTTTGTCAGAGCTTCCCAAGGGGAGCTCTGTCCAATCGAACAGCACTGTGCTTCTTCCTTTGGCCAGAGGAGCTTCCCTAAGGACACTCTGAAAAAAACCAGAGCTTATAGAGATACTATAGAAATCTGATGTTAACAATTAAATATTACATTCTTTTTCATATATGGTAATTGGTAATAATCTGTCCCAATTCTTGCTGCCTCTGCTGGAATGGCACcgaagatgttgaccatctctttttctcctgccccttctcctcctcatCTGGAAAAGAACCCTCTCTACCTGCTGGCCATCCAGCAAGACTATCCTCCGCTTGAGTAAAGAATGGTtctgggttgacatgacctATGGTGGTTCTTCCTTTTGTGACACTGTTGGGAAATTGGTCTTCTGTGCCTCTATAAACCATATCTGGATAGAGCGGGATCTGTGTTGATGGACTTCCGATTCTCGTTCATTTGAcatgatttggaatgccatctactttgatgttagttcCAAACTTGGCTCCATTAGGCATTGTTCTGCCAAGGATTCCCTAATGAACAGGCTCACTGTTGTCTCTTGGGGTCTGCCTATTTCCCTTCTTCCCACCCCCCAATTGATGTTTCATGGCTTAATGCTGCTTGTATTGTAGGTTCTCAGGCCTCTTTTGATGGTTCTTGTGTTTGTCTTGGTCTTGTTGGCTGCCTATGTTAGGGCAGCCTTGGGATCTCCCCCCTCTGTTCTCCCCcgccttgtatattctttcctccctcggtaatgaatttatttattcataaaaaaaaaaaaaaaaatctgtcccAATGACTTGATTCTCATTGAATACGGTAATTGCCTAAGTAATTGCTTttgattgatttcaatttgCAACAACATTATTGAACTATTGTAATATGAGTAAGACACAAGTCAGTTCCCcctccccaccaaaaaaaaaaaaaaaaaaaaaaaaaagaaaagaaaaagaaaaagcaacagGGTATCAAGTAGTAGAGACCCCTCTTTGGATTTCTGACCTAATGCCCTAGCGCTGCTCTCTTCCTCTTGCCTTTTCTCTCTCGGTTCCCTTTTATGGGCTGAGAGTTCTTCACCCTCGATGGTGATTTTTCCCACCAGGGAGGTTTTCTCATTTGATGACCAAGTTAGTGCCCTCATCGGCTCCCTCATCATCTACTGCATGTGTTGCCTCTATGCTGGTTACATCTGAGTCCCACTCTGCCAATTTAGGTATTACTTTTTCTGGTCAACGTGTCTCTACTGTATCCATTCCTTGGATAATCGACTTTAGTGCAACTGACCATATGATTGGGTCTTCGAGTCATTTTTTTCAGTATTCTCTTTCTTCAGATAAAGACAAAGTTCGGGTGGCTGATGGTTCCCGATCCTATCTCTTAGGAAACTATGTAGTGTTTTTCCTTGTTATCTTTATCATCAAGGTTACATGTACCCAATTTTCTTCTTAACCTTCTAGCTATTAGTGGTATTACTAGGGCTTTGAATTGCAAAGTCACCTTTCCTTCACATTGTATCTTCCAGGACTTGGTGATGGGGGCAACGATTGGTAATGGTAAAATGCGGGGTTGTCTCTAGTCCCTACTTGCTTGGCTGTGGTTCATCTTCTGCTCTTCCTACACAGGCTTATCTCACatggattcttcttcttctgcattgTCCGAGTTATATCAGTGTATTAGCGTTTGGGACATCCTCTATTGGGCACAATTGCCATGGTTTTTCCTAGTTTATTTAAATAGTGTAATTTGAGTAATATTTTTAGTGATGCTTGCGTTTTTGCCAAGAAAACTAGAAGTGTTTATTCAAGTTCAGGTAATAAAagtttgattcttttttctttaatccaTTCTAATATATGGGGTCTTGCCCGTTATGTATCTGTATCTAGTTATCATTGGTTCGTTACATTTATTGATTTTCATTCTCACCTCACTTAGGTTTGTTTGTTGCGTCATAAGAATGAAGTCTTTCAGTGTTTTCAAATATTTCGTAAAATTGTTTAGACTCAGTATGATGCTTGGATCAAGGTACTCTGCACTAACAGTGGGAAGAACTAGCACTTGTTGGAAGTGGCCCgatctcttatgtttgagatgaaTGTTCCAACCTAGAATTGGATTGAAGCCGTTCTTACCGCGGCATATCTAATCAACAACATGCCATCCAAGATATTGGAGTCTCGCTATCCTAGTGAGGTGCTCATTGGTTCGTCTTCCTTTGTTGTTCCTCCAAGGTTTTGGCTTGCGTTTGTTGTGCTCGCAACCATCATCTGCATGGGAGTCTTGATCCGCAAGGTCTTTGGTGCATTTTTATCGGGTATTCGACTACACAAAAATGATACAAGAGTACAATTGTTATCATCTACCCTCTCGTTGTGTGTTGGTAACAATTGATATTGTGTTTTATGAGACACTGGGCCTATTATCCTTTGATGGCACCTCTTTAGAGTGAGTTTGCTGCTATAAGGGAAGATGTGCCCTTGGCGGTTCCTCTTGATCGTAGTCCGATGTTTCAAGAGGAGGAATGTTTGGTTGAGACTGAGCTTTCTATTCAGGCAGCCGAGACCATTATTGGTTTATTCTCGGAGAAAGCAAGTTGacaccaccactaccactatGCTTGTCCAATCGCCTACCTCTGATCTAGGATCCAACACTCTATTTGGTAATTGCTTCTCTCCTCCTAGTGATAGTGATACTTCTCTTGATTTACCTATTGCTGTTCGTAAGAGAAATAGGAGTTGCACACAACACCCTATTTCTCATTTCGTGTCATGCAATTCTCTTTCACTTTTATATTGGGCCTTggtgtcttctttttcttttgtttctattccTCAAAACTGGCAGCAGGCTTTTGTAGATTCACGATGGAAGGATGCTATGATTGAAGAAATAAGGCACTTGGAAAGATTGACATGGGATCTGGTATCTCTTCCACCACAGAAGAAACCTATGGGGTGCAAGTTGGTGTTCACTGTTAAACAGAAGATTGATGGAACTATGGATAGTACAAAGCCAGATTGGTTGCTAGAGGATTCATCCAGACTTTTTCGGCAGTGATTACCAAAATATTTTTGCCCTAGTTGCCAAGATGAACCATTAGAGTTACCCTCTCTTGTGCAGTCAACTTAGGTTGGAAGCTGGAACAATTTAATGTCAAGGATGCCTTCCTTCGTGGTGAGCTTGATGAGGAAGTTTACATGGATGTTACTCTTGGTTTCTCTTGCAAGGAGACTCAAGGGAAAATGTGCAAACTGAAATGGGCATTGTATGGGTTGAAGCAATCTCCAAGAGCCTGGTTTGGTCGTTTTCACAAAGCTATGGTGTCAGTGGGATATAAACAAAGTAGAGCTGATCACAGATTCATAGTTTGTTTATCAAAAGTTTTGCTGATCACATTACTATCCTCgttgtatatgttgatgacattgttgtCATTGGGAAAGACCCTACTGAAATAGTTAGACTGAAGGCCTACTTAGGCAAGGAGTTTGAGATTAAAAATCTAGGAAAATTGCGGTACTTTCTCAGCATTGAAGTGGTTAGTTATATTTCTCTCTCAATGGAAGTGTAGTCTAGATCTTCTTTTGGTGACAAGACTGTTAGGGTGTGAGCTAGCAAACACCCCTTTTGAGGCTAATGCACATCTCAAGAGTAAGATACCAACGGTTTGTTGGGCGACTCATTTAATTATCCCATACTTGGCTAGATATAGCCTATGTAATAATTTTGATGAACCATTATATGCATGATTCCTATTCTTCGCACATGCTGGCAAATATTCCGTAGTCTACGGTACTTGAAGTCAGCTCCAGGGAAAGGTGTTCGTTCTTTTTTTGCCACATAATCACATGCATGTGGAGGCATTTATAGATGCGGATTGGGCTGGTTCATCAGATGATCGAGGGTTCTCATCAGGTTACTGTACCTTTGATGGTGGCAATCTCATCTTCTGGCATAGCTAGAAACAGGATGTGGTTGCAAGGTTTAGTGCGGAGGTTGAGTTTAGAGCCATTGCGCATGATATTTGTGAATTATTGTGGCTTCAAAGTCTTCTTCAAAATTTGGGTTTGTCTGTTCAAGTGCCAATGATGTTGTATTGTGAGTTTGTGACAGTAAGTCCACTATTAGTATTGCTCATAACCTAGTTTAACATGATCGTATAAAACATGTGGCGATTGATCGCTCCATAAAGGAGAAGTTGTAGTAGGGTTTTATTTGTTTACCTTTTGTTAAGTCCACTAATCAGTTTAGCTAATGTCTTTAcaaaaggtcttagtagtaaggtTTTTTATCCTATTTTGTGCAGGTTGGGCATCTATgacatctatgcaccaacttgagggggagtattgTAATATGGGTGTAAGGGTAGATTTGTCCTTGGGGGCATTTCTGTAATTTTTCTCATTctattctattataaatagaggggCTTGTGTCAGTTAGACACAAGTCagttcccctcccccccaaaaaaaaaaaaaaaaaaaaaaaaaaaaccaacatgaACTACaagttatttcttttttccttttaccagttattttatttatttatttatttattttaactttTGAAGTATTATGCTAGGAATGGATCTAGAGGGGAGGGGAAGGATCCATGTAgacgaccccatttagttgggataaggctgagttgttgttgctgttaaTGTTAGCAATGGATCCAAActtgtatatatatttgtttaatGTTATGCGTGCAGTTTTTACTGTGCAATGGAATAAACTAATGCTACagtttctataattttttctcctttgtcCACCCCCCTAAAAGTTGCACCTGGCTTCAATCAAGTGGTCACCTTGCATTTCAGGCCATTTGGAAGCCTATTAACCTTGGGTGTAGAAGTGAATATATAAGGAGTTTTTATGAGTATGGGAGGAGGAAACAGAAGTATCACTTATTCTCTTGACTATTATTGCCATCGTTCATTGATCATATTTCCCATGTGCTTTTATTATCTAATTGAGGATCATGATTTTTTCCCCCCGGGGGTTGGGGGGGCAATGGAGGACCTGTTGTATCCTTGTGACATGTTCTGTAACTTTTGCTAATGATTTTTTTACCTCTAGattcccaccccaccccccccccaaaaaaaaaaaaataatgaccaAGGACATATTTTTGCAGGTGGATGAATCTACATTCAATGAAGAGAATGAAACTCCTGACTTGCCAGATGGCCTTACACATTTTAGAATGAATCTGGCTGAGGTCTTTGTTGATATTTGTCAGCTTTTAGGTTCTGCTGCTTTTGTGCAAAAGGTGCCTTATCCTTTTGACACTAGAATTGATCTTGCTGACTTTTTTGTGTAATATATTTGATAAATTTTGTTATTAGAATTGATCTTGTTGACTTCACTTGTATAATATATCTTTTGATAAATTCCTTTTTTTGCTGCTATGTATGTAACGATTAATGAATGGTGTCTGGTTTGCATCTTAAATTGATCCTTACTTATTAACTTAATTTAATTCACTcaaaaaaaacttaatttaaTTCCTCAACCTGGTGCTACTTATCTCTTAGATTCTAAATCTGATCTCGTGATTTTCATCGATCATTCAAGTTTTATTTAGTCTGCTTTGAATTCTTTCTATTCTGTTACCTGAATTTCTGGCTTTATACAAAGATGAAGGTATGAGATTGATCTAAACCAGTCTAGATCAGCCCAATTGAACAGTGAATTACTTTAGATAGGCCAATTTTAGTTGAATAtaatgtagatttttttttgggtgaataaaaattcTTTAccaaagggagaaaaagaatacAACAGCCTCCGAAGGaaaggagggagaaagaaacaaaagaaaacacacAGGATCTTCCCTCTTCAAGAAACAGAGGAGGGGGTCCGAAGCAAAAGAGGGAGAGGCCCCAGGAAACAAAAATATGCCTATTCCTTG is a window from the Macadamia integrifolia cultivar HAES 741 chromosome 5, SCU_Mint_v3, whole genome shotgun sequence genome containing:
- the LOC122079551 gene encoding uncharacterized protein At2g29880-like gives rise to the protein MSTSKQAVNETAKWSQANVDTLIVLMVEEVKKGNMTTSTFNKAGWNNIANNFKEKTGVNYAIVQLKNKVNKLRQDYSQFKKLLETTGFGWDTASRTCTVDDESIWESHIKDNPTWARFKKHGLPQWPELCMVFGDTYADGEGSGTQTTMLETLGANDARNMIESCDESSSADEVTPLGDTQTEAVEKRPVTKHRHDRTPNAKRRRSKSNDWSMAFKAIQDISKSRVERDASMSTASTQNAEQMYGITRAMEVLESGYELDEALYKKALRKLMVDPQWREALISCPPHRKSILLRTLQ